Sequence from the Magallana gigas chromosome 4, xbMagGiga1.1, whole genome shotgun sequence genome:
TCAATGCTGACCAAcgtacagaaaaattaaaacacctataaaaatggaatattttactttttatatacatgtagttcgaCTGAAccattattttatatatgaatgtTAGGTTTACACATAACCACATACAGAACACAAAACTAGTGTTAAAGTGCAGCATAAAGAGTAAAGGattgaataaatgaatgaatgaatgaatgagaTGTGAATCAGAATACCTTAATACTATATTAAACTAAAAAGGAAACTAAATCAAATCCCTACACATGCGTAGTTCGTTATTAAAAATTCTCTTAAATTTTTCATTGTATGTGTTTTCAaaaaactgatttatataggaaattgctaATTTGGATGGAATGTTTGACAATTCGTCGTCTGATGAGGAAAGTGAAGCAGTTTTAAACAATTACTATGCAAAGCAAGCCGAAACGGTTTCCAATCTGAACATCGAAAGGGCACGGGAATTAAAAGCCAAGGTATTCAATTATTCCTCTTTTTATAAACTTATATCATACATAATAAGATTAAGTAAATCTACAGTAAATTCAGCAGGGTTAAAATTTCAACCTATATAGTAAACATATATTACTATTCTCTTATCTTCATGAATAGGGATTTATAAATAAACCGGGTTGAAATCTTCAATGTATTGGTCTTTTGATATGATAAGAATATAGTTTTtctaattgtttgatttttattaaagcTTGAGAATTCTTCAGACTTCGTAGATGATATCAGCATAAGAGGAAAGTATCAACAGGTAATCAAGACAACATTTTTCCATTGTTGATTGCACCGCGTACATTCATTTAAGAGACACAAGACTGTTTTTAATCAAATCTAACGGTATTACATACataagttggttttttttatggaaaacaCTGATTTTTCAAAGATATAATCGAACGAATTGTTTTTTAGAAATTGAAAGAAATAAACGACAATTTCCAGGAAAGCATGCTGAAATACCTTAAAAATCAAAGGCAAAAAATGTCAGAAGTTTTGGATGATTATCATTCAGAACAACTGAAAATTCTTGCTGCGATGGACAAAGAATTAACCATAGAAGTTGAACGTCGAAATTGCCCAACatccgtaattttttttttttcaaagcattcCATGAACACAGAAaaattatctatctatctatctctctctctatctctctctctatctatctatctatctatctatctatctatctatctatctatctatctatctatctatctatctatctatctatctatctatctatctatctatctatctatccatctatctatctatctatctatctatctatctatctatccatccatccatccatccatccatccatctatcaacattatatatatatatatatatatatatatatatatatgacaatttTTTAGGCAGTCCTTTTGGAAAAAGTGAGGACGAAAGGCGATCCGGTGAGTAAACGTAGCTTAATCGTTATGATTTgcaatttaattcttttacctGATGTTGTTACTAAAGATACCCAAATGACGTTGCTTAGAACCGAAGAACGTTCCTATGAAAATGATTCGTAAAACTGGcgaaaaaacaaaatgtaaaaataaattgtcaataGTCATTACAAAAATCAGACCATTTTCCGTTCCGATTCTTGCTTTTAGGCCATACACAATAAATTCTTACAATACAATTctttgtagccaagggatgcatgtcttcggaactctataactagaatttcctcggttcccattcagcacaaatacctttaattcactcgttataaggccaatcaccaatttctgaagaaaattagtagtcaaaacctgtaaaattctctacatactgggttttatgagattttgaccctttcatattttgctaatttttcatgatttttcagctttttagacctcccccagctaattccctgcagagagttgaccttccgtaccgcgtgaaTGTTTCACTATTACATGTCAGttacttaccggtgtatagtttacaatgtcccatccacctactttttgtgttattttacctcccgtctgtaacttgcaatttcactgtgtaaagtcagcacaacagtcatagacGCAGGTTTTggattttacttctgattctcatgtacctaacataaggggcctacacattgcatatcaatttcaactagagacacccctctaactaatgataatcattaaaaatcatttcatgaattttagcaacactcataagcctttaagtacagcaactctcaattttacaaaaatattgacgagTACGTTATTCGGAACTGTCCCTTGCTAACTTAGGTTCTAGTTCTCATAATGTatagtgattgaaaaaaaagtttcacagtCGTTGTCACAGCACTATGATTTATGAAcgctttcttttattttaatttcttatctttaattgttttcactttaaattttataatacgAAACATGCTTTTGATATGCGTTTATTTATAACCAAGGATATAGAAGCAATTATCAAAATTCCCGAGTGACGCGATATCTCTTTGCGACAAATGATGCACGTCGCCTAAGTTTTTCCAACAGGAAAAACAGGAAGAGTGATGTTTGTAGATGTAGAATTTTTTTAGGAGCCGTTCgagcattatcatcatttacTGTACATTCAACATAAATTTTTCCCTATTAACAGCTGCATCCTCTGTTTCATAGGACGTACCTGAAGCCGGGATGGCAAAAGGGCTGAAAAACTCTACATGACCCAATCCCatctttttttctaatctaTAACCCTTCTTCCTgcatttttggtttaaaatgtCTCCAATGTACATGTTCTTGGCAAAAAACGAAGTGCATCTGCTTTACAATATTTCTTCTACAGCTGTACTATTTCCTGTCGATGTTCTGGACAAGCAAACGCGAAAGTTTTTGTTCAATGCGATATTTTTACGTAGTACCTGTCTGGAGTAACACAGAACGAATGCGGGCTCTCACTAGGGTATAGTTCTGGTTGTTTGCTTTTACATGTAGTGAAATATATACCTTTACAATCGATATCTTTAATCTTTAATTCAATGAGCAAATGTGCATTTAAGGAAGAAGATCAAAGTTTAATATACAGAATAAACAATTctgcttaacaaaataaaatggtGTTAATAAATGCCGttgatatttataaagaaaaagtaTGCTCGCAGATGAAATCGAACCAGGGCACCAAAAACATCAAATGTGACATATCAAGCACTATAACCTTCTGAGCTATCCTAaacttttaaatgtaaatatagaccAAAAAGCAGTTCCCGCCTTTTTTATCGTTTTTAGCAAAATTAGACTCCAGGGCCGGATTGCCCGTTAACAACATTCTATCTTAATTTATACCGTTGaacaaaacatatcaaaatatcttagaTAGTTTAAGGGCAGGCCGGTCTTGACAGATATCTAGGTCAAAAATCGTGCAGAATTGTACAATTTCACTgataaaatgcttttaaatgcaatttgtataatatattgcTTAATATAATCGACCACAATCTTCATTGATGGTATCCTTTAGGAGAGCATAAGGTTCATGCCCCTTGGATTGGTTCTGTTAATCAACAGCAAGAGTTttaatgaaatgcatttattttgcaGAAAATGCAtactttaaattcattaaaaggtTTTCaggaaataaattcatttaaaatatttttcattttattctgcATTTTATATTAACCTTTTTGTTCCCTGCTAAATCTTGTCAGATGTAAAGCTTTTATTCTAAGcaattattatgatatatttgttttaaaaatatttaatcaccataaaagaaaataatatattgtAAAGAACACTAGTAAGAAGTGCAAGTTATTGTTGTTTACCTGTGAATATACAGGAAACTGGCAAGGATTTCCTCAGTGCATGCGCAAAAGTTACAAAGAATTTTTCATCTTCATTTTCCTCTGGGAAcacattaaatgttttttacTGACTTCCATTTACAGATCTggtattttttaacaattaacttacaattattgttttatatatatacagtaagaTTAACGTTTCggttcattttttcaaaaactgcTGACCCTAAATGTGTATGAATAATAAGCCTTTACTAGAGCTCTCTAAATaatattcacataaaaaaaattatattttgctaACTTCTTGTTTGTTATTTGTGCATATTTGATTTGTTCCAGCATcatttactagtacatgtacttatgaatTTACAaccacataattatatatcataGAAGTTTTTCCATCCTTTCTTTAATGCCATGTCTTGAAGCATAGCTGGCTCTAGTGAAAGCTCTTTTGGCATAACTCATTCATATTTGTTGGATGTAcaagatgaaatattttaaactgtcaaatcaacacattttcaaatgtgtaaaatcttttaaagttaATATTCGGTTTTCTGTATTCATAATGTTAATacagtacatcacaatatgaatttaaagtaTCGAAAAAACACAAACTGTTCTAGAAAGGAAGCCGTAAAATCTACATGTCAAAGAGCAGCAACCATTATGATATTGTTGACGTCAGTTTTTCCATTCGACTTTGACATGCTTTTTTAGGAGGCAATTCAATATGGCGAAGCTAGGTGTGAAATAGCACGATTCTGAAAAATTACAAGCGCCGAGACTGCATTCCGAATTCACAACCCTAAAATCAAAATGTCCAACAGCCCAATGCACTATCGTTACGCCACAACAgccgatatatatatatatatatatatatatatatatatatatatatatatatatatatatatatatatatatatatatatatatatatatatgataccTAGGTACATAGAATTGACATCAAgcacttaaaatttatattttttttaaatgcctcACTTTGGACGggaattttaaagttaaagttccgataaagttttgaaattaattgatttacCGTTTCTCAATGAAAATTATCATGAAGAtcataaaaattcttttttttaatgacgcTTGATAACGAATGTACGTGGAAAAAATTGAGTTATCTCGGTAAGGTCAATCATGTCTCATTTCCTGGAAAGACACAGAGTTTGTTGATTACAACAGTCTGCATAATAATTACAATAGGGTGGTGATGTGAAAGTACAAAGCTTAAATAGTAATCAGGATTTGATACAAAGTGCACGAGCCACAGAAGTTGATGCACTATGTATCagaccctgactactatttaggtaTAGTAAATGCACAGCaaaacactattatataaattagatgGTTTAActgaaatataattatcaaatacaCAGTTTTTAGCTGCATCAAATGTCACCTTCTATATTTGTATCATAaccattttgttttactttcataCAGGTTTTGGATGACAGAAAGAGCTCAGCAATTGAtggaattattaatattgataaaagTAAACTTAGCAAAGAAGAATTGAAAAACCTATTTTCTGAGCAAATTGCGCAAGAAAATATATTACAGGTCGGTGTACCGTTGCCTCATAGACCGAAACAAGACCAACCAGGGAATATCCCTCTTAAAAACACCGTGGTAAgtactgtatatatttaaacGGTAAAGGTTGCATTGCGTTACGTTACAAAATGCTGCAAATTTTCAATCATAAATCAAATTGCTAATCTCTTTTTAAGCCTAGTTGTGTTACAAAACAACTGCAGATCATTAGTttcggtgggtttttttttttggggggggggggggtttagggggggggggagggggttcgttttggtttttatttgtttgtttgtttgtttttatgtttgtttttcaattgcaggtttttttgtatttctgtaTGCTGTGGGATCATTTAAATTCGTATGCgttaattttcgtggattgccaTTCACTGCCATTTAGTTTCTTTATCTATTCTCGTaattgataaatacatgtaaagataaAATGCATAATATCTGATTTATTATGATTACCATTATTCGTTTGAGGGGCGGGTGAGTGAGAGGGGAATATTCAACATATTAACGTAAATAAGTGTAGGATAACATAATACTTCGATAGTATTCTACAACTTCAATACCTCATGTATAAATCGtatcttttaaaatctgatgAGATTTCATTGAATTGActtgaataaaaagaaattatgtgtgttcattcattttattaagGAATAAGATattattctttgagtat
This genomic interval carries:
- the LOC117682250 gene encoding uncharacterized protein, with the translated sequence MTSPSSKMGSASTVLPAPELREKIKQRIAKLDIECQKLLHNDMRPVEVALLVMLHQKHSDEITLYSAQKGWKWDENSLLSEYNKRLKDLNRKDKHKDSAENFIRKAKVEIANLDGMFDNSSSDEESEAVLNNYYAKQAETVSNLNIERARELKAKLENSSDFVDDISIRGKYQQKLKEINDNFQESMLKYLKNQRQKMSEVLDDYHSEQLKILAAMDKELTIEVERRNCPTSAVLLEKVRTKGDPVLDDRKSSAIDGIINIDKSKLSKEELKNLFSEQIAQENILQVGVPLPHRPKQDQPGNIPLKNTVARHYQNQVVSPNSLIRHCDDINPKFEEAKTEPQE